The genomic window CTGAGCCTGCCAGAGGTATCGCCATTGTCTCCAGAGCAATTTCAGGCTCAGCATAAGTAATTTTGGAAACCTAAAGTATGTTGCGGACCGCCTGTTGTCGCAAAACTATTGCAACTGGAGTCTTTGTGCGTAGGGGGCTCTCGCTGAGCGATCTGAGCCGAAACGAGCGATTGCACGCCCGCAGCCCTGCGTGGCTTTCGGCGTACTCGAGATCCATTGGGCCACTCAGCTCCGCGGCGAGCCGGCGCGGGTTGAGCTGACTGATTACTTCGCCGAAGCCTTTAATCTGGAGATACTGGACGAAGCGAAATCGCGTGTGCAGAAGCGCGTCAATGCCACGCGTTGGCAAAGTTGGGATCTCTTGAGCAATTATGCCTTGTCCGGCAAAGAAGTTTCAGTGAAACTGGGAATCTCCGTCGGCGTGGCCTACGCCAACAAAAACCAGGTGCAAAATCTGATCAAGGAGTAGATCGAGCGACTGGAGGCAGGAAAACCGGCGTAGTCGTGTGCTGCTTGCAATCCGAGCTGGCCCACTACTACCAAGTTCTGCTCGACTCCGCGGAGGTCAAAACCCGGACAAAAATTGCTCGGTGCCTGGGTGTGTCTCGGGCTCGCGTGACACGGGTACTCAGTAGACTTAAGCGGGCAATCGCGAATCCTCCCGCTTCACGCCCTTAAGGCAACGCGGAGCAATCTATCAAGATGAATACCCGATCAAAAACGGATGACTCCCGACGCGCCGTTCTCAAGGCGGCCGGAGTCTCTATCGCCCTGCCGTTGCTTGAGTCTTTCGATGTTGACAGCGCGGTGGCTGCAGAGAAGCGGGACGAATCAGCAAAGAGGATGGTCTTTGTCAGCACGGGACTGGGGATGAACCCTCGGACATTTTTTCCCGACGAGTATGGTGCTGATTTTGCTCCGTCTCCGGTCTTGCCGGCCATGATGAAGCATCGCGGTGAGTTCACGTTGTTCTCGCATATGGACCACCCGAATATCTTCACCAAACACGCCGGCATCAAATCGCTGCTCAATGGTGTGCTGAACAAGAACGCCCGCCCCGGCCAGAACATTTCGATCGATCAGGTTGCCGCGAATCACGTTGGCTATACAACGCGGTTTCCTTCGCTGCACATTTCGCTCGGCGGCGCCGAGAGCGCTTCGTATAGCTCGTCCGGAATTCTGCTGCGGCAGGAGACTTCGCCGGAAGCTCTGTTCAAGAAACTCTTCGTGGCTGACTCGGCGGCTGCCCGCAAGGCTCGCGCGCTGGAACTGGAAGAACAGGGCAGCGTGCTTGATCTGGTCCGCACGCGGGCTCGCCGCTTGGAACGCAGCGTCAGTCGCACAGACCGGGCGAAGCTGGACGAATACCTGACCGCGATCCGGGAAGCGGAAGAACGCCTTCAAGGAAAGCGTCGTTGGCAGAACATCCAAAAGCCCGAAGTTTCGAAAGACGAGTACGATCCCACGGCGCGAGGACACGGTGACTTGGACTACGGATTCCTCGGGCCGGTCATGTTCGACCTGCTGGCACTCGCCCTGCAGTCAGATTCCAGCCGGGTCATTACCGCGAACTTCTCGATGCACAACCGTGTGATTGAAATCGACGGGGTGACCAAGGGCTACCACACGCTTTCCCATCACGGCAACCGCGAGAGTCATCTCCGCGAGCTGCAGGCCATCGAAACGTTTTACATCGAGCAGCTATCGAGGTTCATCGGCAGACTGAAGGGAATCAATACCAGTGGCGGCTCGCTCCTGGATGACACGATGGTGTTCTTCGGCAGCGGCCTCAGCGATGCGTCCCGACACTCCAACCGTAATTTGCCAATCATCCTGGCTGGCGGCGGGCTGAAGCATCAAGGCCACTACGACGCCGTGCAGCGACACAGCGGCAAACAAACTCCATTGAACAATCTCTTTACCACCATGCTTCAGCACTTCGGTATCGAGATCGACTCTTTCAATGGCGCAACCGGAAATCTGAATCACGTTCTTGCTTAACATGAACACCAAGACCCTCTTTCCACTCGTATGCCTGGTCATGTTGGTCTCCGCTGCATGGGGGCACGCGGACGACCAATACGCGCCTGTTCAGCCGTTTCTCAATCGCTATTGCGTGAATTGCCACGGCGCGACGAAGCAGAAGGGGGAAGTGCGTCTGGATGACATGGCCGAAATCGATGGCGCTCTTTGGAGTGACATCTACGACCAAATCCATGACGCCAACATGCCACCTGAGGACGCTCGTCAGCCTTCAGCGAATGAGCGTGCCGACATTGCCGGGCTTGTTCTGCAGATTTCGCGAGACGAAGCCTTTTCGATCTCGACCGGCTATCGGCGTCTGAACCGCCGTGAGTTTCGTAACACCGTTCGTGATCTGCTGGGCCTGAAGCCCGGCATCTATGACCCCGCATCCCGAGTCTTCAAAGACGATGTCGATGGTGGCTTTGACACCAATGCGGACGAACTGGTCATCTCCAACGAACTGCTTCTGGAGTACCTCGAATCAGCCGAACACAGTTTGCGGATGGCTCTGTTTCTGGAAGACCTGACGCCACCGGTGACAAGAGTCGTCGATTTCAAGCCGGGGAGGCTGCAGGGCGGAGATAGACGCTTCACCACGAACAAGAAGAAATCGACCGTGCTGCGGGGATCGGGGCAGTATTACGCGAGTGAAGGGGCTCGCAGGGTAACAATAGCGGGCAACTACAGGATCACGGTCAATGCCGCCGGAGTCGACCGCAACAACTATGGCAGGATGAAGTTCCCGCCAGCAAGCGGCCCGATCAGGATGGGCATCGGCACCCGGCTGGACAGCGAGGGCCAACAGTCCACATCAAATCTGGCGGAGTCTTTTGATCTGCAGGATGGCGAGTTCAAAGATTACAGCGTTGTGGTCTGGCTTGAGAATGGTGCCTATCCGTGGGTTGGATTCCTGAACGGTGCCGGCAAACCTGCGTCCAGCATCCGCCAAGCGATTCGGCAACGGAAAGTCGATCCTAAAGAGGTCAGCCCGAAGAATTACCTCGGCCCCGGTGTGGAAGTGACCGGGTTCCGCGTCGAAGGTCCGCTGGACCCGGATTGGCCGCCCAAGACCTATCGGACTGTATTCCAGACGGATGAGATGCCCGACTTCGGGAATGCCGAAGTTCGCGCTTCGCTGATCGAACGGTTTTTGACGCGGGCTTTCCGCCGTCCGGCTACCGAACAGGATGTGAAGGACTACCTCGAATATCTCAACAGACAGTATCAGCAGACGTCGGATTGGCACGAGGCATTCATCAAGACCTTCGCCGCTGTCATGGCCTCACACGACTTCCTCTACATCAAGGAAGAAATCGGTCCACTTCCGCCGTTCGAACTGGCCAGCCGTCTGTCCTATTTCCTGTGGAGCACGATGCCCGATACGGAGCTGTTCCAGCTTGCGAGTTCCGGCAGGATTCTCAACGCGGAAGTCTACGCGGCGCAGGTTGACCGAATGCTCCACGATCGGAGAACGGATGAATTCGTACGCGGGTTTGCCACACAATGGCTCTCGCTCGATCTGCTAGGCACGATGCCGCCGGACATCAAAGACCGGCGCTACGCTGCTTACCACAAGAGCAAATACGAGGCAGCTTTTCGGAGCGAAACGCTGCACTTTTTCCGACATGTTCTTTTTGAGAATCAACCTGTCGGCGACTTCCTCGATTCCGACTATGTGATCATCAATAACACGCTGGCAGACGTTTACAAACTGCCCTTCGAAGGCGGTTCCGAATTCCAACGCGTATCGCTGCCCAAGGGATCCGTGCGCGGCGGGCTGCTGGGACACGGCAGTATCCTCGCCCTGACTTCCAACGGCGTCGAAACCCTGCCCGTGACCCGTGGCCACTGGATCCTGGACGAACTATTGGGGACGCCACCTCCCGCTCCACCGGAAGAGGTTCCTGCTCTGGTTCCTGATCTGAATGGAGTGGATACACCACGCGACCAGCTGGTTCGTCACCGGAAAGCCCCAGCCTGCTTCGAATGCCACAAGCAGATGGACCCGCTCGGCCTAGCTCTGGAGAGTTTTGATGTCATCGGCAGACACCGAACGAAATACGAGACAGGACCGAAGATCGATCCTTCCGGCGAGATGTTCGGTACCAGGTTTGAGGACGTTACGGAGTTGCGCGAGATCCTCCGCTCCCAAGAAGACCAATTCGCGAAGAGCCTGATCGTCAAACTGGCTGAATACGCGAAGGGGCGAAGGCTGAACCGGCGCGACCTCGACCTCGTGGATCAGGTCGCGGCGAAATCGAAGGCGGATGAATATCGATTCGAATCGATGCTACGGCACCTGCTAATGAGCAATCTGATGAGCGAGCGATAACATGACGGCCTCCCCGTACCAAACCAATCCGGAGAGAGTCAGCAGACCCGGTCTGACTCACTGAGGATACGCCATAAGGCGACAGGGCTCGGCGAGACTAGGCCATCAGCTGCCTTGCCCTGGCAGAAGTGTGGTTTCGGTTTCCATGGATATCAAGTTGGCTTCGCTCCCTCGGCTTGAGCCGAGGTCATCGAGTATCATCAGGGTAGATCGAATCTTCCCTTACAGCGACTCCTCCTTACCCCTCGAGTGGATGAATGGCGATTTCCCAACTCCGCGCCCTTCTCTTCCTGACGTTTACGATTCTTGTTCAACTGCCCAGTTCCGCAGCGGAGCTTCGTAAGTGGACGACCAGCGACGGCAGATTTGAAACGCAAGCTGAACTGGTTGAAGCTAACGAGTCAGCAGTGACGTTGAAAAGAGCGGATCGTAACGTAATCACACTTTCAATCAGCAAGCTCAGTAAGCCGGACCGCGATTATGTCCAAGCCTGGCTACTTCAACGTAAACAGTCCGAGACATGGAGACCAGGCATTGTGCCGGACGTCTTGGGGGAACAGGTCGACTTGCTGTCGATGATCGACCCTGCCAATGACACGCAAGCAGGAAAGTGGGAGCGTGACGCAAACGCGCTTGTGTCGTCAGGTTCGTCGCGAGCAAGAATATTGCTCCCACATTCCGTTTCAGGTTCCTATCAACTCAGGCTTATCGCGCAGCGGCAACTGGACACGGGGTCGCTTAACATTGGTCTGGTGGTCGGCGGTCGGCATCAAGTGCTCGCCATCGTTGATTACGGCAGGTCGAAGAGATCGGGATTAGCCTGGATCGACGAAAAGAACGAACCCGCCAATTCGACGTTTTATCGCACGCCGGTATTAACGACGGGGCGTGATTCCGAAATCGTTTGTACGGTTCACTACAGTCATTTACGTGTCACCTGCGACGGTAAAACGATCATCGAGTGGACCGGCGATCCATCCCGCCTGACACTGCACCCCAATTTCAAAGTTCCCGGCGACCGACTTTTTCTCGAGACCGTACACGGCAGTTTCCGCATCTCCCAGGTGCAATACCTACCGATTCGCGAGTCCGAACTTCGCCGATACAAACCTCGCGGCAAGCCATCACCGGCTGATTCGGTTGCTTTGATCGAACATCCACTTGGTCATGGAAGTGGGTTTCTGGCAGCCCCCAATTTATTGGTAACGAATCATCATGTCATCGAGGATGCGTCCGCAGACGACCTGAAGATCTTCTTTCCAGGGGAAAGCGATTCCGTCAATGTACATGCCGTCCTGTTTGCGGATGCCGATCGAGACCTGGCAATTCTTTCGCTTGAAACCCCGCGAGCCCCATTGGCGGTTGCCTACGACGGATATGTGCCACAGGGCGAGTCGGTTCAGTTGCGGGGCAACCCCACAATTGGTGGAGGGGTAACGCTGAGAAACGCGGTGGTGAAGGGAACCACACGGTCCATGGTGCGCGTGAATGGCTTCGATTTTTTGCAGGTCGATGCAGCCATTGATTCCGGTTCCAGTGGCGGTCCGATTTTGAATGAGCTGGACCAGGTCGTTGGAGTCATCGCCATGAAAGCGACCGACGAAGGAGAGAAGTTGATGCAAGAAGGGCTCGCTCGTCTGGATGACTCGTTTAAGAACAAATCAAGGCAACAAACTCAGGACGGCATCGCGTTTGGAATCCCGGCACGGGATGTGGCCAAGGCACTCGACAACGTGCGTGGAATGACCGCGAGGGAGGCGGGACGACGTGCGCAGTTGCATGAAAACCGTGTGCTGTTCCAGCGGCTTGCCACACTTGCGGGCATACGATTGCTGGAGGCAAATGTGAACGCCCCGGAAGAAATGCGGCGGCAGGCCGCGCGAGTGGCGGCGAGTCGTGCGGACGACGATTTACTCGTACTGATTCCGGCCGAACCGGCGCGTCATCTTCGCTCAGCATTGCAAAGCCAGGACACCCAAAACATCATCGCTTTGCTGCAACAGGACATGGACAAGCATTTGAACACGATCCGCAGTAGCCCCTACCTCACTCAAGCGAGCATTCGTGGCTTCAATGCACTGTCACAGCGAATCAAGGCAATCGAGCGTTTTGCGCAGCGGCCTGGCACGGACTACCGGAGATTCAGCACAACCATGATACGATTTCAAAGCGACGTGACGCGACTAATGGCGGAGATCAAGGAAGAACTGTAGTCATGTCCTCCGACAGGCAGATAGTCACCGCGGAGCCCGATTTGGAACGCATCCCTGAAGCGGTTTTTCGGATCTTTAAAAATTCGCATGGCTTGCCAAACGGATGCTCTTTGGCGAGACCGCCAACACCATCGAAAATCGTATCATCGAACGGTCCCGTCGTATTTCTTGATCGCGCCAGGCGAAAACTCATGCACCATCCAGGCGTCAGCATTCTTGGGAAGGATTGGGTAGGGAGCCTGAAAGCCTCGTACTCCAGCTGGGGCGAACCCGAATCTTGAGTAGTAGTCCGGGTAGCCGAAGCGGTATTCGGAGAGCTGCCGATGACGGGCACGTGTGGTTCGTAGGCAAACAACGTGGTCGTCTTTTGCTCAGCGTAGTCCCAGGATTGCTGAACTTGCACTTGTTCTAGCTATCGGCATAAGAGTTGCCTTTTTCAATCCTACTCGTTCATTAGCTGGTCGTGGTGCCACCACGGGCGTCCAACAAGTAGGAGAAACAAATGGCAGAGCGAATGAGAATCAATGATGAAGTAACGGTCGGTCCCCAACCGGCGGAAGCTGATATTCAGCAACTGCAAGACGATGGGTTCGAATCGGTCGTGAACTTCCGCACCGACGGTGAAGAGGATCAACCGTTATCACCCGATGACGAAGCCAATGTCGTTGAGTCCGCTGGGATGCGGTACCTCAATATCCCCGTGTCGATGCAATCGATGGGGCCAGAGCTGGTCGATCAATTCCGCGAGAAATATGAGGAGCTTCCCAAGCCGGTGTTCGCCCACTGTAAGAGTGGAAAGCGTGCTGGAGCCATGGTGATGATGCACGTTGCGGTCGAGCAAGGTATGAGCGGCGAAGAGACGCTTCAGCAAGCGAAGGAGATGGGATTCGAGTGCGAACAGCCGCAGCTTGAACAATTCGTTCGGCAATACGTCGACTCGCACGCCGTGTCAAAGTAAGACGTCAACCACAAAATCCATTCTCAACGATGGAGGATCGTCACATGAAACGCGTGGTAACTGCGAAATCCTGGTCGCCGTACCTGGTCGGTGCGGGCATTGGCATGCACAGCTGGTTTGCCTTTCTCTCGGCCGATCATCCTTTGGGGATTACGACCGCGATGGAACACACTGCGGCGCTGGCCGAACAAGCCGTCGTGCCTTCGCTGGAAGAAAACAACAAGTACTTCGAACAGGAATCTCCGAAAATTGGTTGGCAGTGGATGCTAGTGCTGGGCGTATTCATCGGCGGGTTGGTGAGTTCGCTGGCCTCGGGTGATCGTAATGCACCTGCGGTCCCGCCGCTTTGGCACCAACGATTTGGGCCATCAAAAACCAAGCGATTCGTCGCCGCGTTTATCGGCGGCGTACTTTTGCTGTTGGGAGCTCGCATTGCTCAGGGCTGTACCAGCGGGCATGGAATTAGCGGCACGCTGCAGCTGGCGGCATCCAGCTGGCTGTTTACTGCAATCATCTTTGCCACGGGGATTGCAACTGCATTCACCCTGTATGGTCGGGAGGGACGAAATCATGTTTGATCCATTTTGGAAACTCGCACTTGGTCTGTTCACTGGAATCTTATTCGGCGTGCTCTTACAGAAGGGGCGTGTTGCGAAGTACCAGGTGATCCTCGGTCAGTTTCTGTTGAAAGATTGGACGGTAGTCAAAATCATGGGGACAGCAGTTGTCGTTGGGGCGATTGGTATTTATGCGTTGCTGCCGACCGAAGCTGTCTCGCTGCACTTAAAACCACTGGACTGGGGCCGCATTGTCACCGGTGGCCTGCTGTTCGGCGTGGGGATGGCGGTTCTGGGCTATTGTCCGGGGACGGGAGTCGCCGCCTGCGGCGAAGGTCGCAAGGATGCGATGATCGGTCTCGTCGGCATGTTGACCGGAGCGGGGTTGTACGTCGCAGCCTTTCCCTCGATTGATAATTTTCTGCAGCGATTCGGCAGCGCTGGAAAAATCACACTCGCCAGCGTGACCGGCACGAGTCCATGGCTGTGGATCGGCGGACTGATTGCACTTGGCTTGGTGGGCATTTTAATGTTCGGTCATGAACGTCCTAAACAGGTTTCCGCCAAACGGAAACGACCGCATCAGGTCACGGGATAGCGAACAGAGGTGGGTTCATGGCATCACTGATCGGAGCCTTGTTTCTCGCGGCCGTCCATCTGTTCGGATGCAAACTACGCTTTTTGGATGTCATCCCGCGTTCCCGCTGGCTGTCCATCGCCGGCGGCGTCGCGGTTGCCTATGCGTTGCTACACCTGTTGCCAGAGCTGAACGAGTATCACGGTGTATTGCAGGATTTTGCTTCCGACACACCGTTTGATTTCATTGCCAGCCACGTGATTTGGTTTTTCGTGCTGCTCGGATTGCTGTTGTTCTACGGATTGGAAAAGGCAGCTTTGAGTGCGAAGGCTGATTCTCAGAGCAATGGAGTTTTCTGGGTGCATATGGGTGCGTATGCGTTCTACAACGGATTACTCGGTTACCTGTTGGTTCGGGAATACCGCGATGTCACTTCGCTCACGCTATTCGTAATTGGCATTGGGCTGCATTTCTTCGTCAACGACCACGCACTGCGTCAACACCATCGAAAACCGTATCATCGACGAGGGCGTTGGATCCTTGCCGCAGCCATCCTGTTGGGGTGGGCAGTTGGTATGTCCACCGAGATTCACGAAGTGATCACGGCAACGGTGATCGCGTTTCTCTCTGGGGGCATCCTGCTCAATAGTTTCAAAGAAGAACTGCCGGAAGAACGTGAAAGTCACTTCGGATCTTTCGCATCAGGAGCCGTTGGTTACGCACTGTTGTTAACGTTAACGTAAACCCAATCGATTTCTTCTCGCAGACCGCTCGTTTGATCGCGAAGAGCAGGTCTTTCATAAATCTCCAGTTGTCTGGAACGTATCGATTCTGGAACGCCTTGGACGTACGCGCGACGTTCTCGAACAGCTCACTTGCCTCGGAGCATTTCACTGGCCAAGTGATCCGCGACGGCGACAAGATCGTCTACGCATCGCTCCCGGCCACAAGTGCCTTCGTCAAGAGCCAATAATGGACGCGAGCCGAACCGTTCGCGATTTAGATTGACAGGATGAACTGATGACAAATCGTTGATCAGCTGATTAAAATCTCGTTGGTCGCAAATCGCGGCGGCTTGCTGGCCCGGCAGCGTAAGTGTGGGAACTCACAATTCTGGCGCAAGGGGCCGTTTCTACCTACAACAATTAGAGCTGGAAAACAACGAGCTAAAGATGTGTTCTTATACAATCACCGACTATTTGGAAGCGCATCGACGAGGGGACGTTGCTTTCGCTGAGCTGGGATACCGGAAGCTGTTGCTAGCTTCTAATCAAAACTACGACGTGCTGCATCTTTTGGCGATGCTTTGTCTTGAAACCGAGCGGCCGGACGAAGCATTTTCCTTGATTGCAATGGCACTAAAGGTCAAGCCAGAATCTGCAGTGATCTGGAATTCAGCCGGAGTGATACACCGGCAGAATCAGCAAATCCAAGAGGCGAAGAATTGCTGGTTGCGAGCGTTAGATCTGGATGGTCGTTTGGAGGATGCGTACGTCAATTTGCTCGATACATTATCGGCCGAACCAGAGCGACCGCCCGAATTTCGCGCGATCTGTATTGGCGCGATTGAGAATCGCGTCCCACTACGACGTCCCTATTATGAGCTAGCTCGGCTGCAGCTCGAAGAGGATGACCAGATCGGTGCCGCCGAAACTTGGCTCCGAATGATTCAAGAACGGCTCGCGTGCGAGTCCGATGTACTTGAACTAGCGGACTCGCTTTCGCACCCCGAAGCAATCAATCAAGTCGTGAAGGTTTGTCATGAACTGGCGAGGCGGGAGGATGCGCCGGTGGCTGCGCTTCAGACGCTTTCGGTCATCTTGACGGGAAGGCTCTCGCCATATCATCAACGACAACTGTCAGCGGAGATGCGATCGGAGATTGAGGCAACGGTACGCGGATATTTGGCGCAAGCGAGACAGCTTTCGCAAAGCGGTAAAGGACTTTTCTTGATCGCTCGGTGTTTGCGGCAGATGGGGTACGCCGCCGAAGCGATTGACCATTTGCAAACGGCCTTCAGACTTGATCCGCAATACCTTCCCATTCAGCAGTGCCTGGCGAATGCAACGCTGGAGACGGGAGACGTCGAAACGGCTCGCGCCATCTTTCGCAGCGTCGTCACCGGCGACCATCCGATGCCGCAGTCTGAATTTGAGCTGTCAAGGATCGAAGAGGTGGGTTCGCCGGAAGCGATCTCGCGACTGCGTGAAATGCTACGCTCGGTGACACTTCCCGAGCAAGAGAAGAAGCTATGTCTGTTTGCGCTTGGAAATCGACTTCAATCACAAGAGAAGTGGGAGGAAGCCGCGACGCAGTATCTGCTAGCCAGCGAAATTGGAAATACTGACGAGCAGCTAAGAAACAAGGAACGGTATTCCGCTCAGCCGATCTGCCGCACCTACGATGCCGAGTACTTTCAAGCGGTCCAGTGGCACGATCGGTGTGAGAGTGATCTTCCCATTTTTATCGTCGGGATGCCTCGGTCGGGAACGACACTTGTCGAGCAGATCTTGAGTTGCCATCCAGATTTGTTCGCGGCAGGGGAACTCCCCACTATCGCGCACTTGTTTGATTCACTGACCAACGGCGAAGAGCAATGGAAAAGTGACCCTCAATTATTAAGGTCCTCAGAGATTGCTCGTTTAAAGCCCTTGGGAGACCAGTACATCGCTGAGCTGATGCGACGTATGGCGGGCGCTGAGATGCCCAAACGCGTCACCGACAAGATGCCGACGAATCATCGATACCTCGGTTTTATCGCGAATATTCTTCCCAAGGCAAACATCGTACACGTTTTGCGAGAACCGAAGGACGTCTTCGCTTCGTGTATCCAGCTCAACCTGAATTGGCCCTTCAGCGACCCGGACGCTTTGGTCTACTACATCAAGCAGTATCAGCGGCTAATGATGCATTGGCGAAAAACGTTGCCAATCAATCTGGTGGAAGTTCAATATGAGCAGTTGGTGCAGAACGCCCGCCCCGAAGTCTCTCGGCTTCTGGAATCTGTGGGCCTTGAGTGGGACGAATCGTGCCTGAATCACACGAATGCCCGCCGGGAGGTCCGTACGCCAAGCAAGGCCCAAGTGCGTCGCGGACTATACACCACCTCCATTGACAAGTGGAAGCGTTACGAACGGGTGTTTGGGAAGTACTACGCTAGATTGGATCAGGACAGCGAGTGATCGGCGGATCAAGCGACGTTCAGTGCCCGCTGGCAGACGTGTTCAGCTCTTACGATACGCAACTTGCACGGTGGACGTCCAGGACTTTTGTCGTGCCGCTCTGGTCCAAGGCGTTTAGAAAATCGGGAATCGACCTCCTGGCCAGATCGGCTTCTTCCAGGTAGATGGGCATGACACAGAGCACATCAACGGTCCTGCCATCTGAACGTTCGAAAATTTTCCCCGCCAAGAGTGCAGTTGCTTTGAAGCCCACACTCGAATGCAGCCGCTCGGGTGGTTCGCCGTTGGAGATGACGGTGACAGGAATACTGAAAAAGGCGTCATTTTCCAAGGGCAGCATGGCCAAGTCGGAAAGCAGTTGGATCGGCCAAGTGTCTTTTGAAGACTCGCCTTGGACCTTCCAATCGGCGGGCAATTGAATATAAAGTTCGCAGTGTTCGTGCCCACGAAGCTCTGGAGGAACGTTCATCGGCGTTCGGGACAACCCGGTTGTGAATAGGGTCCAGCATCCGTTGTCGCCCCGGGGAGGAATCGTATGAACGGTGACTCCCGAATCCGCGCGGAGCAGGTCGGTGAAGGAACGCTCATCGACCGTGCCAAATTCGGACTGCATG from Roseimaritima ulvae includes these protein-coding regions:
- a CDS encoding DUF1552 domain-containing protein, translated to MNTRSKTDDSRRAVLKAAGVSIALPLLESFDVDSAVAAEKRDESAKRMVFVSTGLGMNPRTFFPDEYGADFAPSPVLPAMMKHRGEFTLFSHMDHPNIFTKHAGIKSLLNGVLNKNARPGQNISIDQVAANHVGYTTRFPSLHISLGGAESASYSSSGILLRQETSPEALFKKLFVADSAAARKARALELEEQGSVLDLVRTRARRLERSVSRTDRAKLDEYLTAIREAEERLQGKRRWQNIQKPEVSKDEYDPTARGHGDLDYGFLGPVMFDLLALALQSDSSRVITANFSMHNRVIEIDGVTKGYHTLSHHGNRESHLRELQAIETFYIEQLSRFIGRLKGINTSGGSLLDDTMVFFGSGLSDASRHSNRNLPIILAGGGLKHQGHYDAVQRHSGKQTPLNNLFTTMLQHFGIEIDSFNGATGNLNHVLA
- a CDS encoding DUF1592 domain-containing protein, which encodes MNTKTLFPLVCLVMLVSAAWGHADDQYAPVQPFLNRYCVNCHGATKQKGEVRLDDMAEIDGALWSDIYDQIHDANMPPEDARQPSANERADIAGLVLQISRDEAFSISTGYRRLNRREFRNTVRDLLGLKPGIYDPASRVFKDDVDGGFDTNADELVISNELLLEYLESAEHSLRMALFLEDLTPPVTRVVDFKPGRLQGGDRRFTTNKKKSTVLRGSGQYYASEGARRVTIAGNYRITVNAAGVDRNNYGRMKFPPASGPIRMGIGTRLDSEGQQSTSNLAESFDLQDGEFKDYSVVVWLENGAYPWVGFLNGAGKPASSIRQAIRQRKVDPKEVSPKNYLGPGVEVTGFRVEGPLDPDWPPKTYRTVFQTDEMPDFGNAEVRASLIERFLTRAFRRPATEQDVKDYLEYLNRQYQQTSDWHEAFIKTFAAVMASHDFLYIKEEIGPLPPFELASRLSYFLWSTMPDTELFQLASSGRILNAEVYAAQVDRMLHDRRTDEFVRGFATQWLSLDLLGTMPPDIKDRRYAAYHKSKYEAAFRSETLHFFRHVLFENQPVGDFLDSDYVIINNTLADVYKLPFEGGSEFQRVSLPKGSVRGGLLGHGSILALTSNGVETLPVTRGHWILDELLGTPPPAPPEEVPALVPDLNGVDTPRDQLVRHRKAPACFECHKQMDPLGLALESFDVIGRHRTKYETGPKIDPSGEMFGTRFEDVTELREILRSQEDQFAKSLIVKLAEYAKGRRLNRRDLDLVDQVAAKSKADEYRFESMLRHLLMSNLMSER
- a CDS encoding trypsin-like peptidase domain-containing protein — protein: MAISQLRALLFLTFTILVQLPSSAAELRKWTTSDGRFETQAELVEANESAVTLKRADRNVITLSISKLSKPDRDYVQAWLLQRKQSETWRPGIVPDVLGEQVDLLSMIDPANDTQAGKWERDANALVSSGSSRARILLPHSVSGSYQLRLIAQRQLDTGSLNIGLVVGGRHQVLAIVDYGRSKRSGLAWIDEKNEPANSTFYRTPVLTTGRDSEIVCTVHYSHLRVTCDGKTIIEWTGDPSRLTLHPNFKVPGDRLFLETVHGSFRISQVQYLPIRESELRRYKPRGKPSPADSVALIEHPLGHGSGFLAAPNLLVTNHHVIEDASADDLKIFFPGESDSVNVHAVLFADADRDLAILSLETPRAPLAVAYDGYVPQGESVQLRGNPTIGGGVTLRNAVVKGTTRSMVRVNGFDFLQVDAAIDSGSSGGPILNELDQVVGVIAMKATDEGEKLMQEGLARLDDSFKNKSRQQTQDGIAFGIPARDVAKALDNVRGMTAREAGRRAQLHENRVLFQRLATLAGIRLLEANVNAPEEMRRQAARVAASRADDDLLVLIPAEPARHLRSALQSQDTQNIIALLQQDMDKHLNTIRSSPYLTQASIRGFNALSQRIKAIERFAQRPGTDYRRFSTTMIRFQSDVTRLMAEIKEEL
- a CDS encoding beta-lactamase hydrolase domain-containing protein; amino-acid sequence: MAERMRINDEVTVGPQPAEADIQQLQDDGFESVVNFRTDGEEDQPLSPDDEANVVESAGMRYLNIPVSMQSMGPELVDQFREKYEELPKPVFAHCKSGKRAGAMVMMHVAVEQGMSGEETLQQAKEMGFECEQPQLEQFVRQYVDSHAVSK
- a CDS encoding YeeE/YedE family protein; this translates as MRRLARRVKVRRQPQNPFSTMEDRHMKRVVTAKSWSPYLVGAGIGMHSWFAFLSADHPLGITTAMEHTAALAEQAVVPSLEENNKYFEQESPKIGWQWMLVLGVFIGGLVSSLASGDRNAPAVPPLWHQRFGPSKTKRFVAAFIGGVLLLLGARIAQGCTSGHGISGTLQLAASSWLFTAIIFATGIATAFTLYGREGRNHV
- a CDS encoding YeeE/YedE thiosulfate transporter family protein, giving the protein MFDPFWKLALGLFTGILFGVLLQKGRVAKYQVILGQFLLKDWTVVKIMGTAVVVGAIGIYALLPTEAVSLHLKPLDWGRIVTGGLLFGVGMAVLGYCPGTGVAACGEGRKDAMIGLVGMLTGAGLYVAAFPSIDNFLQRFGSAGKITLASVTGTSPWLWIGGLIALGLVGILMFGHERPKQVSAKRKRPHQVTG
- a CDS encoding tetratricopeptide repeat-containing sulfotransferase family protein — protein: MGTHNSGARGRFYLQQLELENNELKMCSYTITDYLEAHRRGDVAFAELGYRKLLLASNQNYDVLHLLAMLCLETERPDEAFSLIAMALKVKPESAVIWNSAGVIHRQNQQIQEAKNCWLRALDLDGRLEDAYVNLLDTLSAEPERPPEFRAICIGAIENRVPLRRPYYELARLQLEEDDQIGAAETWLRMIQERLACESDVLELADSLSHPEAINQVVKVCHELARREDAPVAALQTLSVILTGRLSPYHQRQLSAEMRSEIEATVRGYLAQARQLSQSGKGLFLIARCLRQMGYAAEAIDHLQTAFRLDPQYLPIQQCLANATLETGDVETARAIFRSVVTGDHPMPQSEFELSRIEEVGSPEAISRLREMLRSVTLPEQEKKLCLFALGNRLQSQEKWEEAATQYLLASEIGNTDEQLRNKERYSAQPICRTYDAEYFQAVQWHDRCESDLPIFIVGMPRSGTTLVEQILSCHPDLFAAGELPTIAHLFDSLTNGEEQWKSDPQLLRSSEIARLKPLGDQYIAELMRRMAGAEMPKRVTDKMPTNHRYLGFIANILPKANIVHVLREPKDVFASCIQLNLNWPFSDPDALVYYIKQYQRLMMHWRKTLPINLVEVQYEQLVQNARPEVSRLLESVGLEWDESCLNHTNARREVRTPSKAQVRRGLYTTSIDKWKRYERVFGKYYARLDQDSE